Genomic window (Gelria sp. Kuro-4):
GCCTTCTTCTTTCCAGGTGGTGGCCAAGGTGAGCTGGCGGGTGAGCACCAGGCCGGCGGCCTTGTTTTCCAGGCGGTAGGTATAGGTGTCCTCCACTGTGTTCCCGCGTGCCCGCCCTTGTCGCTTCATGACGGTGCCGCTCACCACCAGCGGCTCGCCGGTGACCAAGACCACTTCCTGGTAAGTGGCGCTGCCGTTTATACCCAGGTCGCCGCTGATGCCGCCCTCCAGGCCGGCCGGGCTGGGAGCGGCCGACGCCCCGGGAGAAAGAAGCGCCGCGCATACCAGAAAGACGGTCAGAAAGGTGCCAAGCTGCCTCCGCACCGCCATCACTCCTTCACCAGGATGAGAAGTCCCTGCTGCCCGCGGCGAAGGACGTCCACCGTATCGCCGACCGCCAGGCCTTCCCACGTTTGCGCACGGCCGTCCTTGATCACCAGGGCCCCGGTGAGGCTGAGCCGCTGGGGCGAGGTGGCCGTCTGCCAGGCGTTCTTGGCGGGGCTGAAGTCGCGCGCCTCTGCCAGGGTGAGGATGGCGCCGCTGCCGCTTTCAGCAACGCCGGCCACGCGCCCGGCCGAAAGCCGCTCGCCTCCCAGATCTTCCTCGGGCCATAGGGCCAGGCCCAGGGTCTCATCGCCCTCGGTCACCGCCAGGGCCAGCACATTGCCGTACTGCTTCCGGAAGTACCCCTGGCGGAACTCGGCCGGGGTGAGAACCTCCGGCGCAGCTCCGAGGAGGCTCAAAATGAGCGTATCCCGGCTGAGCCCCAGGTCGTCGCTGGCCCGGCGGCCGTGGTAGTCCCACTCGTTCTCGCTGAGCGTGTAGTAGTGGTCGAGCGTCCAGGCGTCCTGGCCCACCTCGTCCACCTGCCCCTTGTACACGGTGAGCGCACCGGGCAGGGCCTCCGCCCGGCCGAGCACCTGCACCACCAGCCCCAGGCTGCCGGCGGCTTCCTTGCTCACCAGGGCCTGTATGCTGTCGTCTTCCGCCAGAGCATAAGCATCGGTAAGGCGCCCGGCTTTGAGGACGATGGCGCCGGGGCTGAGGGCGATTGTTCCCGAAGAGAGCTTCACCTCACCCAAGGCCGGGTTCACCTCTTCCACCCGGCCTTCGTAGGCCTTCTCCTGTCCGGTTTTGATCACCAGCTGCAGGGCCTCGGGCCGCCCGAAACCGGTGTTTACGGCGGCATAGGCATCGTGGCCGCTGTAGCGGGCGGCGGTGGCCAGGTCCACCTCCCGACCACCCAGCCAGAGGGTGGCGGCAGGGGAAAGGGGCAGGCGCAGAGCGGCGCTCCCGGCAGGCTGCCAGGTGCCGCCCTCCAGGCGCTCGGGCTCCGTAAGGATGACCTCGCCGCCCCGCGGCGCGAAAGAGCCGAGCCGGCCCCGGTAGAGCCCCGCCACCCGGCCGGCGGCCCCGGCGACGGTAAGGCGTTCCACCCAGGTACCATCCGCCCCACCGAGCCGGACCTCCACCCGGTCGCCCGGCTGCACCGCGTCCAGGTCGGCCGTGCGGCCACCAGCGAGCACTTGAGTGGCGGCGCTGAGCTCATACTCCACTTCTTCTCCATTTTGCAGGGTAAGGGCCAAGTGCTCGGCATCGCGGTAACGAACCCGGCCGCTCACCACCGCGCCCGCCGGCTCTGTGGAGGTGCCGGGCGTGCTGCCTGCCGCGGCCACCTCCCAGGCGGTGCCCGCCGCCGCCCTCACCGTGACTGTTTCACCCGCCGCCAGGTCCGCGGGCGTGGCCGGCCGGCCGGCTATGCTGACGGCGGTATAGGACAAAAGCGCCAGAGAACGGCTCTGCCCGGCTGCATCGCGCAGCCGCAGCGTCCCGGCACCGGGTTCAATCTCCTCCAGCGTACCCGTCAAGGTAACCACAGCGTCGGGCAGCACCTCGGCGAAGGGCACCACCCCGTCGCCCGTGACCAGGTAACGAATCGTCTCACCGACGCGCAGGCTGTCGCCCAGGGCCAGGCGGCCGCTCCGGAGGACCACCGTGTCTTTGAGGGGCGTGCCGGCCGGGGTGACCGTGAGTTTCAGGGTAGACGTACTGCCGCCGGGACCGGTGATTTCCAAGAGGGTGGAACGGACGGGCCGCCCGCCCAGGTCTTCGTCTTCAGCGAGCTGGGCCGTAATGGTTCCCAGCTGCCAGGTCGCCGCCGGGGCGGGAGGAAGCCGGTGTGCCAGCGCGTCCAAGATCTCGGCAAGTTCCGCCCGGGTTAAACCTCCGTGCGGGGCCAGGCGCAGCGGAGTCGGCCCCTCCACCAGCCCCAGCTCCAAGGCTCGTTCCACCAAGGGCCTGAATTCCGGGCTCACCTCACCGCCATCGGTATAAGTAGCCAGGAGTCCGGAGGCACCACCGGCGGCCGCTGCAGCCGGGCCCAGGGCCCGTACTGCCCAGGCGGCCACCTCTTCGCGCGTGGCCGGGGCGTCCCAGGCCTGCTGCGGGCCGCCGGCACCGGGTACCGCCTGGGCGGCTGAACCTCCTGTGATGCCGTGCGTACCGGCCACAGCCACATAGCCCTGCGCCCAGGGGGCAGCCCCGCCAGCCCCGCCGCTCGCCGAACTCGATGTGCCCCGGACCGCGCCGGCCACCTCCCCTTCCAGGCCAAGCAGGCGGACCAGGGCCACGATGGCTTCCTGGCGGGTGATGACGGCGTCCGGCCGGATGTCCCCGCTGCCATCGCCGCGCAGCACCCCCTGGGCCGCCAGGCGAAGCAGCGGCACGGCGGCCGGCCCGGCAGGCAGGTCGCGGAAGCGCAGCGCCTGCAGGAATTCCACCGCCCGTTCCCGTCCGGTGAGGTAAACGCCGAAGTTGCCCCCCGGCGCCTGGGCCTTGAGGGGCACTGTGCCTGCCGGCAGCAGGAGGAGCAGGGTCAATGTTAGGGCCGCTGCGCGCGCGGCCGCCCGGCCGGCTGCGGGCCGGTGCGCAGTGTAAGGGCGCGGTTTATTGCAGTAAGGAGCATGCAGCATAGTCTAGCCTCCTCAGCGGTGCCGGGCCAAAATCACGTAGAAGCCGGGCCGGTCGAGAACCGTCTCCCCGCTCCAGGCGCTCAGGTAGGCGCCGGCGTTCACCCAGGCGTCGCGGTCGGGATCGTAGCGGTAGAGGGTGGGCGCGCCGGCGTAGTAGGCGGGATCGAGCTTGGCCTTGAGGCTCACGCTTTCCGCCAGATACGGCAGCTCCACCTGCCGGTGCCCCACGCTGAGGCCGGTGCTCAAGCGGTAAAGCGGGGAGGCAGGGACCAGACCCGCAGGGAGCTCGCGCAGAAGGGCTGCGGCCTCCGCCCCCTGGGCTTCTTCAATGGTGAGGGTAACCGCCGCTTGCTTTTCTTCGCTGCGGCTGAGGTCGCGCACAGGTGAGGTATAAAGGGCGCGCACGGGGAAGCTCAGGGCAAGGCGCGGCGTGGTGAGGTTAACCGTGGTGCGCCCGCTCAGGTCCGCCGCGGGCAGCACCAGGCTGAAGCGGCGCTCGCGCGCGTACTCCGGTTTGTCGAGGTCGATGGTATAGCGCGAGCCGCCGAGCGTACCGGGCGCGATGCTCACGGCCGTGCCGCCTGCACCCCCGGCCGGGGTGACCTGGTACTCCGGTAGCTCCGGTTTGGCGCCGGGCTCGCTGTAGTCCTCATCCTTGGTGCGGGCGCTGGCGGTCATGGTCTCGCCGGAGACCCCTTCCGCGTTCACCGCGCGCACGGCAAAGTAGTAGCGGGTATCGGGCTCCAGGCCTTCGGCGTAGAAGTAGCGTATCTCCGGCTGGTCGGCCGGGGCGCCGTACGCCTTCCCCTCGCTGGTGCCGAAGAAGGTTAGGTCATCTCTATCCTGGCCCATGTAAATCTCGTAGGTGAGAGCCCCCGCGGGCGCCGTCCAGCTAAGCTCGATGGTGTTGGCACTTAAGGCGCGCGCCGTAAGGCCTGTAGGCGGCTTGGGCGGCCCGGTGAAGCTGAAGGCGTCCGGCAGGGTGAAGGTGGAACCGTCCGGGTTGGTCACGGTGACGTCCACCGCACCCAGATCGTGTTCGGGGGTTATGGCAGTTAGTTCAGTGTCGCTCACACGCGTCACGTTTGTCGCCGGGACGTCGCCGAAGTCGACGCGGATTCCGAGGTCAAAGTTGCTTCCGGTGATGGTCACCTCTGTACCGCCGGCGGAGGGGCCGCTGGTCGGGTTAAGCGCCGTGATCTTCGGACCAGGCTTATCCTCGTAAGTAAAGGCCTGGCGCAGGCTGGCCACGGCGCCGTCCGGGTTCACCACCGTCACCGTCACCGCGCCGGCGGCGCCGGGCGGCGTGCGGCCGGTGAGCTCGGTATCGCTTACCCAGGCTGTGTTATCGGCCAGGCGGCCGCCGAAGAACACGGCCGGGGTCTGCTCAAACCCACCACCCTGGATGGTCACCGGCGTACCGCCCTGGCTGCGGCCGGTGTTGGGTGCCACCGCCGTGAGCTTAGGCCGGCTCGTCGGTGTCGTATAAGTAAATCCCCCTGCCAATCGATCGCTCGCTCCATCCGGGTTCACCACCACCACGTCTACGGTAAGATCGCCCTGGCCGGGAGGCGCCGGCGGCACCGTGAAGGTGATGGTGGAGCCATCGACCACCTGGGCACCCTGTGCCTCCGTGCCGCCCAGGAACACCTTCGCTCCCTGGAGGAAGCCGGAACCTGTGAGCTGGGCCGGGATGTTCCCGCTGCGCGGGCCCTTGGTAGGGGCGATGCCGTCCAGAGTGATCGCCGCCGTCTCCGCCGTGTAGGTAAAGGCGCCCGGCGCCGTGGCGGTCCCACCGTCCGGGTTGATCACGGAGATGTCCACCGGACCGGCCTTTTCCACCGCCGGCGCCGTCACGCGCACGTACGCGGAGCCGGCAGGGCCCGGCCCATACACTTCCACCGGCACAGTCTGTCCTCCGAAAAGCACAGTCAGCCCTTCCTGGAAATTCGTGCCCCAGATGTCCACCTTCGTGCCGCCGGTCACCGGTCCCTGGTTCGGAATTACGGCCGTGATGCTCGGCTGAAGGAGGGGGTCGGGAATATAGGTGAACCCTTGCTCCATGGTGTAACTCGCACCGTCTGGATTAAGCACGGTCACATCCACCGTGCGGTCGGCCGGACCGGCGGGCGTTATGGCAACGAGCGCTGTGCTGCTCAGCCAGGTGACCTTTTGCGCCGGGTTGCCGTCAAAGTACACCTTGGCCCCCTGGGCGAAATCGCTCCCGGTCAGCAGCACCGGCGTACCCCCGCCGGCCTGTCCCCGGCTGGGGGAAAGGCCGCCGATTTGCGGGCGCGTGCTGGTGCGGCGGTAGGTAAAGGCACCGGCCAGGGTCACCTGCGCCGCATCGGGATTGATGACGGTAACGTCCACCGGTCCCTCTTGGTCCGCCGGCGGGGTGAGAACTTTGAGGGTGGTCCCGTACTCATCGGCGTCCTCGACCGGCTTACCTCGGCTGTCGGTAAGAGACTGCACCTCAGCAGGCTGATTGCCGAAAAGCACCTTGGGATACTCGACTTCGCCACCTTCGCTAAGGCGCACGCGGAAATCCACGCCTTTAACGGTCACCAACGTACCGCCGGCGAGGCTCCCTTCCAGCGGGAAAACCGAGTGGATCTCCGGGAGGGAACCAGGGGCGACGTACGTGAAGCCACCCTCTTTTTGGGCCTGCCCGTAATCCGGGTTGATCACCGTCACGTCGACACTGCCTTTTTCCCCGGGCGGGGTTGTCGCCTCGAGCTTGCCGTAATCCCGCCACGTGACTTTGCTTGCCGGTTTGTAGCCGAAGTACACTGCGGCCCCTTGGCGGAAGTCCGACCCGGTGATGGTCACGACGGTACCTCCCGCTGTGGTCCCTCGCTCCGGATCGATGGCCAGAACGGTAGGCGCTGTTGCCGGTACGCGGTAGGTGAACCCGCCCGGAAGCGTCACCCGGCCGCTGTCCGGGCTGCCGTCCCGCCCGGCGTCCGGGTTCACGAGGGTTACGTCCACCGGTCCGGCTCCTTTCGCAGC
Coding sequences:
- a CDS encoding S-layer homology domain-containing protein, with amino-acid sequence MLHAPYCNKPRPYTAHRPAAGRAAARAAALTLTLLLLLPAGTVPLKAQAPGGNFGVYLTGRERAVEFLQALRFRDLPAGPAAVPLLRLAAQGVLRGDGSGDIRPDAVITRQEAIVALVRLLGLEGEVAGAVRGTSSSASGGAGGAAPWAQGYVAVAGTHGITGGSAAQAVPGAGGPQQAWDAPATREEVAAWAVRALGPAAAAAGGASGLLATYTDGGEVSPEFRPLVERALELGLVEGPTPLRLAPHGGLTRAELAEILDALAHRLPPAPAATWQLGTITAQLAEDEDLGGRPVRSTLLEITGPGGSTSTLKLTVTPAGTPLKDTVVLRSGRLALGDSLRVGETIRYLVTGDGVVPFAEVLPDAVVTLTGTLEEIEPGAGTLRLRDAAGQSRSLALLSYTAVSIAGRPATPADLAAGETVTVRAAAGTAWEVAAAGSTPGTSTEPAGAVVSGRVRYRDAEHLALTLQNGEEVEYELSAATQVLAGGRTADLDAVQPGDRVEVRLGGADGTWVERLTVAGAAGRVAGLYRGRLGSFAPRGGEVILTEPERLEGGTWQPAGSAALRLPLSPAATLWLGGREVDLATAARYSGHDAYAAVNTGFGRPEALQLVIKTGQEKAYEGRVEEVNPALGEVKLSSGTIALSPGAIVLKAGRLTDAYALAEDDSIQALVSKEAAGSLGLVVQVLGRAEALPGALTVYKGQVDEVGQDAWTLDHYYTLSENEWDYHGRRASDDLGLSRDTLILSLLGAAPEVLTPAEFRQGYFRKQYGNVLALAVTEGDETLGLALWPEEDLGGERLSAGRVAGVAESGSGAILTLAEARDFSPAKNAWQTATSPQRLSLTGALVIKDGRAQTWEGLAVGDTVDVLRRGQQGLLILVKE
- a CDS encoding IPT/TIG domain-containing protein; the protein is MRAHKLTALALAFFLLFPLFSPPPVRAAGPEITGITAQDGYLSAAGGTIVTISGSGFAQEVTVTFGGRPAEKIIQVSTDGKSIEAVAPYGDVGATTLKVTNPDGQAATYTVYYRKSAPSIKSVSPAYGHVKGGTVITITGSEFDNRRDAQGNYLVTVQVGNANARVTDVAHGADGTHVITAVTSAGSAGLQPVKVINPDGGSYQFYSTDVSKPEGFEYVEAPYVTSITPNYGPTSGGTEVEIRGQGFFLLLPSNPDLDQGQTYVSLGGKKLTRADTGPLNAGYYQVLDDNLIKAKTPGGVGAADLVISYTNTKAQTVESRLPGGFVYTSEPVTPTIASISPNAGSTAGGYVVTITGTNFISGARVFFGAQEAKNVAVKNGQEIEVIAPPAPGGLDGWQDVKVANPEPNGYAVRQQGFLYQKPEKALVITGVSPAQGPMGERTTVVLQGINFPTADDGTVKVYFGGKELEGTGVIQSDASTMTVTTPIFASDEDQVSVTVSLLVYRPIDGNWVTEVAELPSGFTFYKPVPVPEFADQLNGAAVLPIHNVETLSPEGPVAGGSTVVIYARRLTKDVKVYFGPEPTDQYLAARQDMRVADAVYSSDPVFELTVTAPPAPGNVPGSVPVWLVNPAPAGQRPGIAQKEGGFIYRGNNLYLSSVRPAEGPTAGGTKVEIIGENFNWINKPESELTEAEKQLRLEKTHIYFGSEEATEGKDIIPVENGLDIIRVILPANTEGVKDVTVRNPFGERKLLRAFTYYTIKSRPTIRAVEPAFGDGRGGTSLTITGLGFEEGATVLVGGRPATNVKLTVTGEVYENQTVVQLTCLTPSGDPGPARITVTNKDGGSTFVDGKFTYISVPKITSVTPAAGTIDGGTWVTIKGTGFLQEERENGGQPELVGPTVYFGSRAAGRVVFISPTEVAAKTPPAAKGAGPVDVTLVNPDAGRDGSPDSGRVTLPGGFTYRVPATAPTVLAIDPERGTTAGGTVVTITGSDFRQGAAVYFGYKPASKVTWRDYGKLEATTPPGEKGSVDVTVINPDYGQAQKEGGFTYVAPGSLPEIHSVFPLEGSLAGGTLVTVKGVDFRVRLSEGGEVEYPKVLFGNQPAEVQSLTDSRGKPVEDADEYGTTLKVLTPPADQEGPVDVTVINPDAAQVTLAGAFTYRRTSTRPQIGGLSPSRGQAGGGTPVLLTGSDFAQGAKVYFDGNPAQKVTWLSSTALVAITPAGPADRTVDVTVLNPDGASYTMEQGFTYIPDPLLQPSITAVIPNQGPVTGGTKVDIWGTNFQEGLTVLFGGQTVPVEVYGPGPAGSAYVRVTAPAVEKAGPVDISVINPDGGTATAPGAFTYTAETAAITLDGIAPTKGPRSGNIPAQLTGSGFLQGAKVFLGGTEAQGAQVVDGSTITFTVPPAPPGQGDLTVDVVVVNPDGASDRLAGGFTYTTPTSRPKLTAVAPNTGRSQGGTPVTIQGGGFEQTPAVFFGGRLADNTAWVSDTELTGRTPPGAAGAVTVTVVNPDGAVASLRQAFTYEDKPGPKITALNPTSGPSAGGTEVTITGSNFDLGIRVDFGDVPATNVTRVSDTELTAITPEHDLGAVDVTVTNPDGSTFTLPDAFSFTGPPKPPTGLTARALSANTIELSWTAPAGALTYEIYMGQDRDDLTFFGTSEGKAYGAPADQPEIRYFYAEGLEPDTRYYFAVRAVNAEGVSGETMTASARTKDEDYSEPGAKPELPEYQVTPAGGAGGTAVSIAPGTLGGSRYTIDLDKPEYARERRFSLVLPAADLSGRTTVNLTTPRLALSFPVRALYTSPVRDLSRSEEKQAAVTLTIEEAQGAEAAALLRELPAGLVPASPLYRLSTGLSVGHRQVELPYLAESVSLKAKLDPAYYAGAPTLYRYDPDRDAWVNAGAYLSAWSGETVLDRPGFYVILARHR